A window of Daucus carota subsp. sativus chromosome 2, DH1 v3.0, whole genome shotgun sequence genomic DNA:
GTTGtatagtaaaaaataaaaaattattttaaaaaaaagtaaaattacaTGTACTTCTTTTCATAAATAAGCCCAGAAAAAGTCATGTCCAACATGCAATAGTACTAATCTATATATTGTGCATCGtaagaataataaatattacttCATTCGTCTCCTTTTATATGTTTCTTTTGAAAAAAAGGAAAttatcccaaaatacttgtcacaattctcttttcaaaacaaaattttgaatGTTTTCCCAAATAATACATTTTGAATATAAGTTTTCATGTTTAACTGTCACACGTACAtgcataaattaatttaatacagtgcatttattaggggtagaCAAAGAAACCAaatactcaactaatttttcttaagatgcataatttttcaaaagaaacaTGTAAAAGGGAAGGTgggaatattttttattttttacttatataattttcagtGAAAACATCTAAATATGTgtgtgaaaaattaaaacatcaaaaaacagaaaaacagaaaacgtaaaacataaaattattcTGGTAAACAAActtatttaaattaacaattacCAGTATATTAGTGATGTGGTAACTGAACCCCCACCTTGACCGACATCATAGAATCGACAAGTAGAGTGTTGTTTTAACGGACAAGCTTGTTTCAACAAGTGTCATAGCCCTATAGTTATGGTCTTTCTTCCTCCCTCCAAGGATGTAGTTTCCGGAAAGGATACAAGAACAGTGAACAGAGCATCCATTTTAATCCCACTCCCTCCAACCTGTATATTTTTCtgtctgtattttttttttcttaaaccGGTGTCCGGATCAACTTGCGCGCACCTCGACTAATCCAGTTAGGCTACTAGCACActcatttttattaatatatgtcaTTTTTGTTTCGTCAAGAAATtgaattttctaataaaaattattaattttgatttatttttgattatatgtttttattagaaaaaagggataattaatttatacgtcCTTGAATTTTGGTCCATTTTTGATTCGCATCCTTGAACTAAGTTTGTCAATTTATGCATCCtcaaactttgtaaatttccaattcaggtccctccgtcagtttttgactaacagaagttagtaattagggttttgaatttGGGGGTTTTCGACTCGTTAATGGATTGTTGAAATTGATGGTATGGGAAGTTTCGGGAGGTCAAACCGAAGAGATTCATGTAGGTTTCAATGGCGGAGGATTGCCGGAATGATGGCCGGAATCAATGGCCATTTTCCGGCCGGCGGAGACATTGCCACCATTCCGGCAATCCTCCATCATTGAAACCTACATTAATCTGTTCGGTTTGATCTCCCGAAACTTCCCAtaccatcaatttcatcaatcCATGAACGAATCGAAAACCCTCAAATTAAAAACCCTAAttgactaacttctgttagtCAAAAACTGACGGAAGGACCTTAATTGgaaatttacaaagtttgaGGATGCATAAATTGACAAACTTAGTTCAAAGATGCGAATCAAAAATGGACCAAAGTTCAAAgacgtataaattaattatccctAGAAAAAACAATAACTTAAATCACAAAATCATAACATCTAAAGTTGCATGATAAAAGTAATATGATTTTACgacaaaatattattatcaaagaAGTTTTTCAAGTAAATTAGTGATAGGCTTGAAAAAAAAGCTAGTGATAAATGCAGAGGGACCAAACACATGTCATATGTCGGATCTAGTTCAGGTTCTATGTATTTCATCTCCTTTCTTTATAACTGTTACTTGCCATTTCAATGCATATAAATGTCTCTTGGCCCTCTACATCTATTGTAGACAACTACAAGTAGCAATCATATAATAACCAGTTTGTGCATATCTCTTCACAATAATGCATGTATATGTTTTTTCTGTGTAATTTATGTGGTAGTAGTGTCTCATGCTTGTAAACCTGTGCAGCAATAATATGGTCTCTTCTCTAAATGGAAAGCAGGGAATTGTCAAATTATTGTAGCTGATAAGTCTGTGTAATTTATTGGACAGACACTCATGTTGTGGATATGTTTGAAGCATGGTTGTGCTTAAAACATTCAGCATTGTAGGACATATGTTAGAGGTTTCCGGACTCTCGGGGTTATTGTTTTTGCGGTTGAAGAATAAGTCGGTACTGCTTCATCTTTTATTGAACTCTCTCGCTTTTGCGGTTGAAGAGTAAATTTAGAACGGTACTTGATTTTAATGTCCAACTATATatttatggatatattaattttacataaCCACTCCTTTAGAAATCCTTTGATACCTCAATCTATGTTTGGTATTTGGTTTAAAtgtttttgatttataatatggGAGAAAGGCCCAGAAACCTTGAAGGCTCATAAATATGCAGGCCAACCAGCATGCCTGGATTGATGTAGCACAACATCATCTACTTCTGCAGTTTAATGATCATGGCCCTTTAGTGTTCTTGCTCTAAGACCAATTCAATCAAGTTCAACATTCTGATCAGGAATGCAGGATCTTGGTTTTCAAGTTTCGACCACATACGTCCTAGATCTAGAGATTTGCATCTCAATGGAGATGGAGAAATCATACTGACAAGAACATAACTTAGGGGAATATTGAGTTTCAGAAATGCCCTGATCAATTAGAAAGaagttgcatttttttttttcggtTCTGATAAATAGAAAGTGGTGTGTTCTACAAAGTATAAGCATTTCTCGAACTAGGAAAAATGTGTGAAGTCCTCAGAATTATGCTATCTTGCTCATTAATCTGAGGTTTAGCTCAAACTAGAACATAAGTATGAGATTGTTAAACAGTTAACAAATGCATAGGTTTTCACAGACCTGATGAAAAGATTAACGGACGCTGTTTCTATAGATTGCATGGAGTTTCATCGTTTCtgcttaaaatttttattaagaatCTACGCAGAACTTTAGATAACCCGAAAACCTGTCTATGACATTGTTGGCAGTACTGCACCTTATTCTGCCGAGCTCCGTCTTAGGCCTGAATGTGCCAAAAAGAAAAATTCTCTAAATTTTCTGGCATTAAGAGTTGCTCTGTTACGCAAACCTATACCAGAAGGAAAAAATCTAGAATTTGAAACCTAATGTTGATATGGACCAAATTCAATATTCTGATAAAACACTGATTACTAACTTCTCTACTGAAATACTTGTatgttttgtttaaaatatcgAATTTTGACTTCTAAGACAATCCAggttcttttttcttcttcctGACTCGTTTTTCCTTCGTTTCTGATGATCGAATGAAACTAAATAATAGTCTATATTGATAATTTATCTGCTAACAGATTTACATTCTCATGAGTGATATTTACATTTTAAGAACATATAAGTGCAAACCTCATGGAACACCTCGAGTATAAGGCCTCTATATTCTTCAGAATTCATCGACACATAGTAATTTAACAGACTTCTTAAATCTCTCGTCTCAAAAATCCTATTAGCCGTAATCATCTCCATCATGGATCTTCTAAAATCTTCTCGAGGATCATAAGATGACTTTTCAGCGGCCACCATTAGCACAAACTTAGTCCCGTCACGTCTAGCTTTCCTTTTCTCTTCATGCCTTGCTTCCCTCCTTTCTCGTATCATCTGATCCAGCTTTTCTTGAACCATGGCATGTGCTACACTTGATATCGTAGCAAACCGACTTGAATTCACGCTTTCCCCTTCGTCTGATGACGACACACTAAGCCTGCAGCTGCAGCACAAGGCCTTCTTGCATCCCCTCACTTGAAGCTTCTGCTTCTTCAGTTCTCTAGAGCCCTGCATTCTCTCATAGATTTGAAGAAGAATTTGagcaaacaaaataatatatccaAGAATCGCAAGTTGGGTGGCGTAATCATGATTTCCCCTAAGGTCTAGACAACCAACCTCGATTATTTTACAAAAGATTGGGAGAGTACTGGTGATCAGCTGTATCTTCTTACTTGGTTATTGATTTAAGAATTCAATTCATGCACTTTAAATCCCTTTTAAGATTGTATGAATTGGCAAGTTTCAGTACAATTGAGTACTAGTTAACTATTGATGGATCCACTTTAATTCCCTTTTAATACTATATGAATTAGCATGCTTCTTAATCTTACCAGTATTCTACTATCACTTGCATTAACAAGTATAACTCACATGGTTTCATCATGTTAGCTATAAGAACTCCATCTACACAAGCTCTTTATCGCGGTTTTTTTAACGATAGAATTCTCATTGCCCTACCCTTAGCCACATTGTCTGGTGGCTGGTATCGCGCTTTTAAGCAGTGATTTAGGCAGCAAAATGATTGATAACAACCAATGATCAACCAATAAGCTTTACTCACATGCTAATTCATCAAAGTTATGGGATAAATTTATTCAGAAACCGGATTTTGTCGGGTTTTTAGCTATTAAGTGTGATCACAGTTTGCTGTTTGTGCTTCACTAGTGTTCATTAATAAGCATCCCTCTTGCAGAATTCTATGAACAGACAGCTGGAGACATAGTGAAGTGATAAAAGAACAGGAACCAAGAACTCTGCATGACATGCTATACATTCAATGATTAATTAACCtaaaacttttaattttttattaattatagaaGCTTGAAGATCTTACTTTAAATATTTGATCAACATTTATGAAGTACACTATTAATTAAAGTATTCTCATTCTTTTCTGTCATGTGTTTTATATCTGGTATCAACTTGTCAAGAAGGATTCCAAATTTGAttcttaagagcatctccaaccatctaaagtccgtggctaaaaggtgagttggcttacttaaaataaaaaaaaattagccaacagctccaaaaactcaactccaaccatgctcacctgttgtctataaatttagccaacctcctatggatggctaaatttgtcgaacctctacaggtctgtaagaaaatctgtaggaagattgtacatcatttattaccatattgaactgatatattctattttaacaatttaaaatattaataacatactgtttttaaattatagccaaccaatatagccagtaccattgaagcaaaatggattacaggttcaacaaattttacataatgtcttacaggtccaatttagccaacgattatagccaacgccgttggagatgctctaagatcaCATATATTTAGATTCTGTTTTTCTCTCCTCCCTCTTAAACTCCGTAACCGACGGACTTCCATCTGAATAAAAGAAAAGCCCCGATCCCTtctatttgttttatttgaattatttgatttatttcCTTCAATAATCTTCCTTCTAGGAAAAGGATTTTTATCCTTTTGACTAGGTTTGATTTGTTTTCTCGATCTGATGTTGTCGAAGCTTTCGATTTACTTTTTTCTTCGATTCAAGCGGAGCTTATCTACATATCTACATGTCTTGTGGTTTTGACTATCAAATCTgagttttttgatttttatttgttttcaatttgtttttatttcggtttccaacttgtattttcatgttGTTCTCGCTTCTTGATTTTAAGCGGATGTCTTGATTTAGTGGGAACATTTTATATGGAATCGCAAttctggtcgatagctcaaattATAGTTCCATCTAGGTGTGAGTAGGGTACTAGTAATTCAACGATTATATATGAAGTgagtacttgtatttgtatataaattatctTCAAAATATGGTTTAACTGTCTCTTAATGAAACAAACAATTACAATTTACTATTTATTCGATTCAAAACAATTACAATTTACTGTTTATTCGATTCAATTATCAATAGTATAGATACGGTATgacttattattatttgattaacactccgttttaaagaaaaaaagatcACATATATTTAGCAGACTCAAATCTGCTGGGCCTGGAGATTAAATCCTCCCAGGCTTGACTAACATTACAGTAGAACCTTTCACAGCCACAGGCCTCAGAATCCTATCTATGATCTATCCGATCTGTTATTACGATTCAAAATCTGTTGGTAACTCTCTTCTTCTCATTTCCATCTCTTTGTTTTGGGATGACAAAAATCCGATATGAATGAAATGACAGAATTTGGACTGCATGTACAGGAAACACACAGATCTACTGCTCTTATATCTTGCATTAACAAGTATAACTCACATGGTTTCATCATTTTAGCTATAAGAAGTACTCATCTCGACAAGCTTTTCTCCAGAGGTTTGTTTAATGCTTAAATTTTTATTGCCCTGCACTTGCCCACACTGTCCGGTGGCTGCTAGCAGAAGTGATTAATAACAACCAATGATCAACCAATAAACTTCACTTGAAAGTGATCGgataaatttatttcagaaaCCCGGATTTTGTCGGGTTTTAGTTATTTTGTTTGAGTACACTTAGCTGTTTGTACTTCACTAGTGTtcatcatcagtaatcatccCTGTTGCAGAGTTTTATGAATACACAGCTGTAGACATTGATATCATTGagttaaaaaaatatgcaaaagCTTAGGGAAAAAGGTCACAGCGATACGTGTCTTCACCCTTTCTTCAGAAACCTGCAGCGTGGTAGTTCCAATCGACTAAACTCTTGCTAtaattatgttgtgtttggttggggagaatggaatagaatggaatggaatgagtagaaatacttgaaactaatagagataggaagaaagttttgaaaaaaatttgagggagtgcaaaattgctatgatgagatttgagaagaaattgaggatatgagagaatggagcattccatctcaaattgaagatgTGATATCTACCAcatgatgtaaggaatggaatggacgaatgaatgaaatttcttaaaagttgtccataagatagttcatttgcattccattccttccggaatcattcaccccaaccaaacacaaaagTTCTTAGATTGTGCATTTGAGGTTGAATGGGTTTTATTTCCTCAGTCACAGCGTCATACAAGGCTAATTCATGATTAGAAATACGCCCAATGAATTCCCCTGTCTTTAAACTTCCGACTAACTTAGAAACCCAGTCGTGTATATTTGAACTTATGAGGTGTGGACTTTTTATAGTTAACTTCGTAATCCAACAATTCTCATCATTTAGTGTCCATATGTTGATGATTTCACTTAGGTAGGCATCTATAATTGCAACTGATTCTTCAAGTCTTAACAGGCAATACAATTGTGCAACATTTCTTACTTCACATACTAAATGAAAGCAAAGTCGAGTTATATGCCGTCCATTTTCACCGtttaaattgaaattgaatCTTCATGTTTTTTTAACAGAATCGGCTTGAttgtcaaattgaccaaactatTGATACTTTCTCCTCGAAGAAATTTACTATTTATAAACTGCAATCTGAATGttgttataaaataaatacaaaggACAGTTTAAGCGCTCATCTTTAGCTTAACCAAATATTATTTTCGTGTGATCAAGAATGTATGCATACTCACCTTCTTCTCCGCTTTCTACACGTTTTACACCATCTATTACTTTGATCTTGTTTTCGAATGTAGTAGGCATGAGAGCAAAAGCTATGAATTCCAGAGTAGTGAGGTGTGTTAGCCCTTCGGGAAGCATCTCCAGATTTTCGGAATCATAAATGAAGATTTTATTGATATTTGGCATGGTTCCTTCATGAAAACTCAACTTCTTCAAGCCGTGCAAACCGTCAAGACATAAACAGTCAAGTTGTGGGAATCCCGTAGCTGAACATACCATCTCTTCTCCCAAATACGCGTTCTCACAAAAAGAGAGATCGTGCAAGTTGGGAAGTTTTTCAAGTAATATCATCGGGTCTTCCTCAATTCTACAATCCTTCAAAATTAGCTCAATGAGATGCCTAGAGAAGTGAGTGTGGAAGTACTCTTCCGGAAATTTGCATATACGAGTGCATATACTTAAAAAAATCGATAAAACAACATTCTAACAATGAAACCAAACAGAGACCTCTCCCTTCTCAATCAATATAAAGATATGCGTGGCGCAATTCCCTGCATTTTATGAAATCAATAATATTCTGTGAGGTTGTCTTCAACTCTTattatccccccccccccccaaatcaCTTAACCCTTGAAATCTCAACTTCTCAACTATATTATCCAAATCATGTGGAAGGTACAAGTGCTTTAAGTGTTTTAGCTTCCACAAAACAATTGGAAATGTATGACGACCTCTCACCCTTAGATCAAGAGTTTCCAAATTTCTCAGGTTACCAATCGATGTTGGAATATCATCCAGCTCACAGTCACGTAAACATAAATATTTCAAGTAAATTAGCTCTAATATGCTTCTCATATTTTGcttataaaattatacgagtCCGCTGTCAAAACTCTCAGCAGCTTAAATTTTTCGAGGACAAGTATATCGTCTGGCCAAACTCCAAAGGTACCAGTGCAAATGAAAAGAGACCTGACATGTGAAAGCACATGTCGATTATAATGTCTTAACTTTGACACATCCCCATCATCATACGAATGGATACACAATCTGTGTACTATGCTTGCTTTGGATTCATGGACAGGTTCATGCTGTAAATGAATAATATTGATGAATTTTTCCTCCTTAACCTTCTACAAGCATAAGTCCCGGATAAGATCATGAACACCACATTTTCTGTACTTCAACCAATACTCTCCTTGTCCTTCTGTTGTACATGGTTCGATTTGAACAGGACTTCGATGTACTAATTCATCCAAATAGCGTTCGGCTACATCCAACATCATCTCCCCTTCCGCTTTATCTTCCACTGATATCAAACCTTCTGCAATCCAATACAGGTAAAGTCCCTTGGTCTTGATTATTTCATCCTCCTTATAATtagcaaaacaaagaaaacaatgTCTCAAACGAGGAGGTAAACTATCATAACTCAACCCGAAAATCTGCATCGAATTGTGGTACTCATCATCATCAGCTACACTGTGACCCTTGGCTAAGTAAAAAGAAATATCTTGGTTTATTATCTCCTACTCTCTCAACAACTTGCCTCTGAGAAGTCCTCCTAATGTCGAAATAGCTAGTGGTAAACCTTTGCATCTCTTAACCATATTCCTTCCATCTCCTTTTTTGCTGCAAACAAGGATCCAACTATTGttttgtttcaaattcaatATATCGAAAGAAATATAAGTGCAGGATACCATACTGCAGATTGAGACAACTTCACaaccactatcttcattcttcAAATGAGAGACCAGTTTCTCTATTTTACTCTCCATCCCGACAAAATCTTTTTCAACATCATGAGAATAGGTCCTCCGGCTTTTCAGGTCAACTACTGAAAGTGAGGTTTCTCCTTCTTTCAGACCTTCTGTAACACCATATGTTTGGAGTCTTGCAGTGAGATTAGCTAGCTCAGCTTTTATAGTATTGATCTCCGTAGCAATATTATGACGGCTAACCCCTACATCCAAGATGCAAGCAAATCTAAGTAAATTCTCCTTGAAGcctgatttttgtttcttggcCATGACTTCCAATGCAAAAGTCTCAAGAACATCTTCAACTTTAAATGCAAGTTCTCTCATTTCTGCCACCCACTTTCGTACTCTCTTGTCTCGATTCTGTTTCTTATCAGCCTCTTCTAAGAAACATTCTCATTAATTTGGTCGCTTATTCCATGTAAAAGGTTAGCTTCAGAGATTAACAACTCTCCAAGTCTTTGCATAGCAAATGAGACTACTGCCTCTGCCATTTCTACGATATTAGCAGTGAAATTTAATTAGAAAAGCTAATGAATATGAAAGCAAGTATTTGATGATAACAGATTGTACAATTTCAGACTACAGAAAATAAACCAATCAGACATGAACTATCTTCCTACCTGCATGGATATGCATGATGCAACTTATCATGCCGAATTTTTTGTGTAGATAAAAACAATGCAGTATATGCTGGCTTAAAGCACATTTGATGTCAAATAAGTGGATCAATTGAGACATTCTGTTTATGATGTCAAGGATTAATCGAGAGGTACTAAGCAAGCGTGTGATGACAAATAAGTGGACAGATATTTTATATGAAGTGTCCCGAGAAAATTATAGTCCGGCgggaataatttaaattaaattaaataaataagcattatattaaaattttgccTTTAAACATGGAAATGTACCCATGGacatatatttgaataaaatgaatttatattcatgaaataatatttgatttatagtTTTCTTAGTCCATGCTATACTGCACGAAGGTTAACAAGGGTAGTATTTGTGCATCAATATCTGATAGGTAACCTGGTATCTAAGGTTATACGAATGAAAACGAACaatttatattagaaaattaaatgaTTCCTATAATTCAGCATTCGAAAGCAGATATATAGATTCTTTAAGAAGCCACAGGTCTTTACCAAATAACTGACTTTGCAAATTCTGAATTGGAGAATTTAATGAATGAAAAACCATCTAAAAGAACTGAACTTCACATATAAATCTTCACTTCTTTCCTTACCTCTCCTCTTTTGCCGTCTGTGTTTCTCTAAGAATTTTTAGGTAGATAGCAACACCGAGGGACGGAGTTAGCATGAGGGCAGTGGGGGTACTTGACTTCTAAAATATCTGCATTTGCAGTATGAATTGGTAAGGTATATGCAAAGTCTAGCCCGCATGGTGGAGGGTCTGAAGCATTTTTTTCAAACCTCTATGTCCCCTGACATGTTCAATTCACACTTGCTGTCATCTGTTTTAttatttagtttcatttttgttcAATTTGTTGTGCTTAGCATATATACCTAAGCttttatagaaaataaaaaagcaGAATTGTTTAGAGAGGTTTTGTAGTTTATGTTTAACTTTGATTGAGACAAATTTTTCCCTTCATCTTTTTGCCGCCCACTAGTTAAAATCCTAGATCCGTCTGTGGCAACACCTAaaacttcaatttttttatgtcTGATAGATTCATACTACATTATCCATTATTCTCCCGTAAATCACCATGCACCATTCTTACAATATTATCAAATTTGGAAACttagatttcatttgaaatcctgaATTTGATCAAACGAAAAATTTGGATAGCATAAAAAACTGAATTtagatttcatttaaaatccacAACATTGAAATACTGATATAaaactgagaatttgaaataacatctcaaatcatgtcatttgaaatgaaatacatgttcCCGAATCCCGAACGCAATCTAATATTATTTAGTTGCAGCGGACATTACTATGGCCTTGATGATGATAGGGCCATTCTGTAGCATATATACGATGGCCTAAAGTGAAATTGAAGTTTTGGGCTCTCAATCGAATATTTCTTCTTAAAAAAATCtagggaaaattaatttaaaagtcCCTGAACTATCGGtgttttattgtctaggtccctgaaATAAAGATGCCAATATCCAGGTCACTTACGTTTTTAGTTTTCTTATTGAAGTCCCTCCGTTAACTGAGAATTAGAATCTCGATGACGTGGCACAAGACATTGtcaaaaaatctaataaaaaatcaattttgaatttatttaacttaaaagctttgttacaattcaatattaatttgtcaaataactattaatattaattttgcaaGAATTCCAATTAGtgtcaaacataatattatCTA
This region includes:
- the LOC108207038 gene encoding disease resistance protein RPP8; translated protein: MRELAFKVEDVLETFALEVMAKKQKSGFKENLLRFACILDVGVSRHNIATEINTIKAELANLTARLQTYGVTEGLKEGETSLSVVDLKSRRTYSHDVEKDFVGMESKIEKLVSHLKNEDSGCEVVSICSMVSCTYISFDILNLKQNNSWILVCSKKGDGRNMVKRCKGLPLAISTLGGLLRAKGHSVADDDEYHNSMQIFGLSYDSLPPRLRHCFLCFANYKEDEIIKTKGLYLYWIAEGLISVEDKAEGEMMLDVAERYLDELVHRSPVQIEPCTTEGQGEYWLKYRKCGVHDLIRDLCL